The following are from one region of the Stigmatella ashevillena genome:
- a CDS encoding twin-arginine translocase TatA/TatE family subunit, with translation MGLKMSEILLIMGVLLLLFGASRLPQLGSSLGSAIRNFKRGFGGEGESAPEEKKTQNGALASTSTVEQNPSAKTPSHQG, from the coding sequence ATGGGTCTCAAGATGTCGGAAATCCTGCTGATTATGGGCGTGCTGCTGCTCCTGTTCGGAGCGTCGCGGCTGCCACAGCTCGGCTCATCGCTGGGCAGCGCCATTCGCAACTTCAAGCGCGGCTTCGGTGGCGAGGGGGAATCCGCCCCCGAGGAGAAGAAGACGCAGAACGGGGCGCTCGCCAGCACCTCGACGGTGGAGCAGAACCCCTCGGCCAAGACGCCCAGCCACCAAGGCTGA
- a CDS encoding AMP-dependent synthetase/ligase has product MRAESQMVTPASGAGEQTLVELLIQQAREPSKVAVTHKVDGRWQEVTWGQVLQQVKELSAGLLAQGVKPGDRVALFANTTLKWVVSDLAISAARAVTVPIYSSNTPDECRYILNHSETTVLLVDNDEKDAKQLGRLSRIRQRLADCPTLRTVIVFEGPASGEREVSLSEVIAQGKAEEAAHPGAFEERTRQVTVEDPWGFIYTSGTTGEPKGVILTHGNWAYEARSTQDLGLMLPQDSVMLFLPLAHVFAQVVKAAWLRMSFRLIFAESVDKLLPNLVETRPSVLPSVPRVFEKVYNNVVANGSAAPGLKGKMFRWAFRLFDEYTEAKLQGREYNSLSFTLARKLVFNKVRGTLDEKLGGNMRLFISGGAPLSRKIAYFFDLLGFKVLEGYGLTETAAPCNVNRPEKIKIGTVGPVLPGTEIKIASDGEILVRGPCVMKGYYKNPTATAEALDPEGWFHTGDIGELDADQYLRITDRKKDIIVTAGGKNVAPQNIENTLKTFPLISQSMVYGDQRPFLVVLITVAEEPARKLLMDKGVQAGSYAELGKRPEIRAAVQEILNKINSDQPPYSTLKKFEIMDADFTQESGELTPTLKVKRKFCSQKYTAVINKLYEGGKGGD; this is encoded by the coding sequence AGCTGTCGGCCGGGTTGCTGGCGCAGGGGGTGAAGCCGGGAGACCGCGTGGCGCTGTTCGCCAACACCACCCTGAAGTGGGTGGTCAGCGATCTGGCGATCTCCGCCGCGCGGGCCGTCACCGTGCCCATCTATTCCTCCAACACGCCGGATGAGTGCCGGTACATCCTCAACCACTCCGAGACCACCGTCCTGCTCGTCGACAATGACGAGAAGGACGCCAAGCAGCTCGGCCGCCTTTCACGCATCCGCCAGCGGCTCGCGGACTGTCCCACCCTCCGCACGGTCATCGTCTTCGAGGGCCCTGCCTCGGGGGAGCGGGAGGTGTCCCTCTCGGAGGTCATCGCCCAGGGCAAGGCCGAGGAGGCCGCCCATCCAGGCGCCTTCGAGGAGCGCACGCGGCAGGTGACGGTGGAGGATCCCTGGGGCTTCATCTACACCTCGGGCACCACGGGCGAGCCCAAGGGCGTCATCCTCACCCATGGCAACTGGGCGTACGAGGCGCGGAGCACCCAGGACCTGGGCCTGATGTTGCCCCAGGACTCGGTGATGCTGTTCCTGCCGCTGGCGCACGTGTTCGCGCAGGTGGTGAAGGCCGCCTGGTTGCGGATGTCCTTCCGGCTCATCTTCGCCGAGTCGGTGGACAAGCTGCTGCCCAACCTGGTGGAGACGCGGCCCTCGGTGCTGCCGTCGGTGCCGCGCGTCTTCGAGAAGGTCTACAACAACGTCGTGGCCAACGGCTCGGCGGCCCCGGGCTTGAAGGGCAAGATGTTCCGTTGGGCCTTCCGGCTGTTCGACGAGTACACCGAGGCGAAGCTCCAGGGCCGCGAGTACAACTCGCTGTCGTTCACGCTGGCGCGCAAGCTGGTGTTCAACAAGGTCCGTGGCACGCTCGATGAGAAGCTGGGCGGCAACATGCGCCTGTTCATCTCCGGCGGCGCGCCGCTGTCGCGGAAGATCGCCTACTTCTTCGATCTGCTCGGCTTCAAGGTCCTGGAGGGCTACGGCCTCACCGAGACGGCCGCGCCCTGCAACGTCAACCGCCCGGAGAAGATCAAGATCGGCACCGTGGGGCCGGTCCTGCCCGGCACCGAGATCAAGATCGCCTCGGACGGCGAGATCCTCGTGCGCGGCCCCTGCGTGATGAAGGGGTACTACAAGAACCCCACCGCCACCGCCGAGGCGCTGGATCCGGAGGGCTGGTTCCACACCGGGGACATTGGCGAGCTGGACGCGGACCAGTACCTGCGCATCACCGACCGCAAGAAGGACATCATCGTCACCGCGGGAGGCAAGAACGTCGCGCCCCAGAACATCGAGAACACGCTGAAGACGTTCCCTCTCATCAGCCAGTCGATGGTCTACGGGGATCAGCGCCCGTTCCTCGTGGTGCTCATCACCGTGGCGGAGGAGCCCGCGCGCAAGCTGCTGATGGACAAGGGCGTCCAGGCGGGCTCCTACGCGGAGCTGGGCAAGCGCCCGGAGATCCGCGCCGCGGTCCAGGAGATCCTCAACAAGATCAACTCGGATCAGCCGCCCTACAGCACCCTCAAGAAGTTCGAGATCATGGACGCGGACTTCACCCAGGAGAGTGGCGAGCTGACGCCGACGCTCAAGGTGAAGCGCAAGTTCTGCAGCCAGAAGTACACCGCCGTCATCAACAAGCTGTACGAAGGCGGCAAGGGCGGCGACTGA